The region ATTACCTGAAAGTTGTTCACTCCACTTCCTCAGAATGACTACAGGGGGTTACATGGAGATAAATATCTATTCCCCTGAGACTGCATTTCCCATGCAAACATTTGCTGCATCACAGATTGTGTTTGACTTCGGGTTAAACTTTGTCCTATTCATTATCATTGCTTTTTATAGTGATGTCTCTGCCATGCGTACATGTATGTGAGTTGTCCATTTGTATTCTTTGTTTTGTATTAGGCTGTTggtgtttcttcattttctaaagcTTCTTTGAATAGCCTGCTGTAATTTCTACCTTGGAACCTGATCAGGTAGCATTTCTAAAGGAAACTGAATATAAAACTTATAATAATCACATCCAGTTTCTTCACTTTAATCATTAAAGCTATTATGACCCTGAATAAAGAAGTCCTTTCAGCACTGAACACTAACCAACTTGGGTAGAACACAGAATTTTGGCTGCTTTTTCCACATATCCTGGTTTTGTGTCTACTTGGACTTTTAACAATTCTAAATACTTAATATGCTCTTTTAAACACTTAGGCTCTTTGTTAATGACAAAGTAAGATTGCAGTGATGTTACATTTTATATGAAATTGTCCTATAAGAAGTGGTGCGTCGTCTGTTTGACATCTTGTGTTGAAGCAAAGTTGATTTCAAAATGTGCGTGGCCAGATTAAGTTTATCCAAATGTGGTGCTCATGATAAGaggatatatgtatttttaaaacatacatggcTTAATGGAATCTGAACTCTTTCCACAAATAAGGTGCTATTTGTTCGTATGTTTCCTATCTCCTATCATTAGCATATACACTTttcttgaaaacattttatttgggCACACATCTGGAAGAGGGAGGACTATTTTTTGAAACTGTTGAGAGTTTTGATAAACAGAACATCACGCTGAATACACTGTATGTGTAAAAATCCCTTGCTTAAAGTTGTTTTCATCCATCAATGAACATGTGAAGTTGGAATCCccatgcactgctggtgggaatggaaaatggTGTGGTTGTCATGGAAAATAAGTTGggggttcctcaaaaagttaaacacagaattaccatacggtctagcaattctacttctagatacataccccaaagaaatgaaagcacGGACTCAGATTCTCGTACACCAGTATTCATAGCAGTCACTGGCAGACCGATACCAGGAGAGCACAGAGGTGAGAGATGGTAGGGATGTGGCCAGGTAGTAGGGCTGGAATGCTGGACTTTAATGGGAAGCCCCCCTTCATGTCCCCCCAGCACCTTAGAAACCACACTTCTCGGTATTCACTTTTGGATTCACAcaaaacaagacatggaacatCTAGGATGCTACTGATACTTAATCATACCCTCCCTAGTTCCCATTTGATGTTTACCTGATCTGACAGGAGACAGCTCTGTTCTGTAGTGGCAGAGGCGTGTGACCAGCACAGAGCTAAGCTATGGAGGTTCAGTCCTAGCTGTCTTGTTCTccctgtgtgatcttgggtaagCTAGCCAACCTCcctctgcctcagtctcctcattcaTATAATGGGTGTAATAATATTACCCCCTCAGAGTTTTGTGAGTAGTGACTAACATCAGTAATGGGGGAATGGTGTAATAGTGGCCCACCTTCTGTAACCATGAAGCACGCTCTGTTGTTATTATTCTGAGACTTGAGACCAGTTTGGGTGAAGTTGCTGGGAGGAGATCTGTTTGCAGGAGGAAGTCAGGGCCCCTggtgagggaggggaagagactCCCAGTCTGGAGAGAGACTAAACTCTCAGGGCATGCACCTGACCCTGAGGCCAACCTCCAGAAACTGGGATGACTTCTGGAAATCCTCCTGAGAAGAACAACTGTGGGATACACTTCCTAGTGCACCTGGAGGGAGGAAGAGCCCACgagtgtgtgaggaggggagggaaCCGGCAGAGTCTCATGTTTTTTTTAGCTGCAGTAGAAAGCAGAGATTGTACGGTAGCTACAAATCAGAAGCTAGAAAGTAGGGCGGAACAGATGGTGGAACTGCTTATCTTGTTTGGGCTTCACTGTGAATAGCGGCTGACCCATTTCCCCAAGGTCACAGGCTTCTGCGCTGACTGCACCCAGGCAGGGCAGGTGGGCACAGtgccagggggcagggagggcgtGTGACATGTGCCCCGTGTGGAGGAAGTGTCGGGCCATGGCAAGCCGAGCTCAGTCTTCTGCCACACGGCGTCCAGTCTCCCTGGTCCTGGGCTCCTTCCACTAGTGACACTGTGATCATCAGGGCGAGGCCTCCCACTCTGTGATGGACTTGAGCGCTTATAGTCCTAAACATGGAAACTGAAGGATGATAGTTATTTTCAATGGCTTCCATTCCTCCTGCCCTAACTACATAGAAAAGAGGCTGCTGCCTAAGGCGCCCTTGCCTGGACCCTGGCACCCGGGCCCTGCTACCCGGGTCCACACTACGTCCCAGCCGCTTCAGGCAGATGTTTTCCAGACGGGTACAGAGACAGTAAGAGAGGGCTTGTTCTAGACGAGGACCGTGCAGAGGATCTGCCTCGTTTCTGGACGTTGTCTACACTGTGCAAACTGAACCAGAAGACACAGGATGAGAGGTCGGCCCAGGATATGTTGGGCCTCTGGGATAAATGAAGACAAAGGGAGGTTCGGAGCGGCGACGTGAAGCCTCCGGAATGGGGCGGGGGTCGGCCCAGGCCCCGGGATCGCCTACGGACAGCCGAAGGCTCGCACACCCCGGGAAGCGGTGGCCCGAGCGCGAAGCTCGCGGGCTCTCAGAGCAGACGCGGCTCCGGCTCACCTCCTGGCCGCCCGCGCGCCGCGCCTGCAGCCCACAGCGGCACCAGCCCCGACTCCGCTCGGTGCTGCTGGGCTAGACCTACAGATTTCTGCGGCACGTGAcggcgccccgccccctccaAGTGCCAAGCCCCTCCCCACCGCCCCGCCCCATTCCTGCGCCACGCCCCTCCtggccccctcccaccgccccgcCCATATGACCCCACCCACCAGACGCTCCGCCCCATCTGGTGCCCCGCCCTCCTACTGTCCGCCCACCCGGCTGGGGCCCGGGAGGAGGGACCTGCGCGTGAGGCGCGGGTCTCCCCCACGGGGCATGTGACTTTCTcggccctgcccccgcccccctacCGCGTCGCGAGAAGCTCAGAGCCGCCGGCTCAGTGTTTGGCGCAGGCGCAGACCCTACTTCGCGGCGGGTGACGCAATCCTGCGCAGCCGGCAGGGCGTGCGGCGGCAGCGTGCGTCGGATCACGTAACTTTTCCGAACAGCTTCCGCCGCCTCCAGTGCCTGCGCAGGCCCTCCCCTCTAccagctgggggcggggccgggcccgaCGCGGCCAATCGGTGTCGCCCTCGCAGACCCCACCCCCGTGCCCCGCCCCCCGTCCGTCGGGCCGCCTGTCTGTCCGTCTGTCCGTTCCCAGGCCTAGTCCTCGGAAGCGTGTCTGCGGCGGCGGCGAGGTGGCGGGTACGCGGCCAGCGGGGCGGTGGGCGGCAGGCCTGGCCCCCGCCTCGCGCTCAGTGGCCACCCGCGGGCTGGGAAGCCGCCGAGGAGTCGGGGTCGGTTCAGCGGGCGGCGGGCTAGGGGAGAGGCGGCCACGGCCCCTGCGTCCGGAGGGCGCTGAGGGGCTGGACCGGGACCGGTGAGGCCGACCTAGGGACCCGACCGCACCGGGGGGACGGAGGCCGGGTCTGGGAGGACGGGCCCGACTGGAAGGCGGTGTGCTCTGGGGGAGGCGCAAGTCAGACCCGGCCGCTCCGTGACCGTGTCAGGGGGCGCCCCCGCGAAGGCTGCCCCGGGGTTGCTGGGCGGCCGGCGTGGCTGCCACCCCAACGGCGGCCTGTCCAGCCTCCAGCCCAGGAGCCGCTGTGGCCGGAGGGACTGAGGGCCCTGCTCCAGGTAGCGCAGCTGGACCCCAGCGCTGTGCCCCCGATCGCCCCAGTGCAGTAGGACGGGCGTCCGGGGGTGGAGATGCCGTGGATTGTCCGCTACTTTCCAGGAAGTTTTCTTCGTAGAAAGTAGATATTTTCTTCAATCGGTTGTTTCCAAAGTCAGACAGGGTTTGCTTTCCTAACCGTGGTGGCCATGTGTTTTATCTGGTTTCCAGATCAAAGCGTTTGTGttttggtcgctaagtcgtgtgtccgactcttgcaaccccgggGACtctagccggccaggctccccagtccatgggatttcccaggcgagaatactggagtgagttgccatttcctcctcctgatcAACGCAGCACAGTTTATTTATTGTTGCTTTAAATTCTGTTTACAAGGTCTGGGTCTGCAGGCAAATAACAATCACCTCGAGAAGCAAATTGTTGCTTTAACATACTTCATTAATAATATCTTTAGGGCAGCCTTAGTCTTTTTTCATACAAATGTCTCTGGAGGTACACTGGGACTTCAGAAAAAATGCTAAGATGTGATGTGTGACTTGAAAGTGTACGGGAGAAAAGTTAGATTTTTTAGGTCGTTAATCAGTTTATATCCTCTAAAGAACTGATATATAATCCTCACAGTTCTTATTCCTTCTGCTTCGAAGGTTGCTGTGGATGAATAATTCTTGGTTTGTGTTCAAAGGTGTTTCTGGGAAGAAGAAACATGGAGAGTGGTGCGGTCCTGCTAGAATCCAAGTCCTCCCCAATCAACCTCCTGCATGAGATGCACCAGCTCCGCCTGCTGGGTCACCTGTGTGACGTGACCGTCAGCGTGGAATACCAGGGCGTCCGGGAGGAATTCATGGCCCACAAGGCAGTGCTGGCAGCCACCAGCAAGTTTTTTAAGGAAGTGTTCCTTAACGAGAAGACTGTGGATGGTGCCAGGACTAACGTCTACTTAGACGAAGTGCAGGTAGCCGACTTTGCTTCCTTTCTTGAGTTTGTCTACACGGCCAAGGTACAGGTCGAGGAAGACCGGGTACAGCGCATGCTGGAAATGGCGGAAAAGCTGAAGTGTTTGGACTTATCCGAAACTTGTTTTCAGCTGAAGAAGCAGATGTTAGAGTCGGTACTTTTGGAGTTGCAGAATTTCTCAGAGTCTCAGGAGGCAGAAGGGAGCAGCGGCACCCAGGTTACGGCTGCTCTCGCCCCTGAGGCCTGGGCAGGGGTGGCCCCTGATGGCCCTCTGGCCAATGGGGTTGCCAGTTCTTTGGATCCCCCAGCAGAGAGAATCAGCAATGGCCTGTTGCCAGATCTGACCCCGAGGAAGTCCAGGGAGAAGCCAGACAAGAGGAAAGAGGTGGCTAAGCCCCCCTACCCCAAGCTCAGAAGGGCCAGTGGGCGGCTGGCGGGGAGGAAGGTGTTCGTGGAAATCCCTAAAAAAAAGTACACGCGCCGACTCCGGGAGCAGCAGAAGAGTGCTGAGCAGGACATGGGGGGCTGCGGGGGCCCCCGGGAGCCCAGCCCAGAAGCCCTGGAAACCGAGAAAGAAGCAATCACGAAGGACGAGGACAgcgaggctggggcaggggcggAGGCCGCGCCACCCAAAGTGGGGCGAGGTGAGGAGggggacgaggaggaggagggagaagagggcccGGGTCGGCGGAGGAGCAACTTCCAGTGTACGCGCTGTGAGAAGGCCTTCTTGTACGAGAAGAGCTTCCTGAAGCACGTGCGGCTCCACCACGGCATGGCCACCGAGGTGGTGCACCGCTGCGACACCTGCGGCCAGACCTTTGCCAACCGCTGCAACCTGAAGGGCCACCAGCGGCACGTTCACAGCAGCGAGCGCCACTTCCCGTGCGAGCTGTGCGGCAAGAAGTTCAAGAGGAAGAAGGACGTGAAGCGGCACGTGGTGCAGGTGCACGAGGGCGGCGGCGAGCGGCACCAGTGCCAGCAGTGCGGCAAGGGCCTGAGCTCCAAGACGGCGCTGCGGCTGCACGAGCGCACGCACACCGGCCACAAGCCCTACGGCTGCTCCGAGTGCCCGGCCACCTTCTCGCAGCCCTCAGCCCTCAAGACCCACCTGAGGTAGGCCTGGGGTGGGCGTGGAGGCGTGGGCGGCTGGTGTGGTCCCCTCTCCCTGGAGGGGTCACTGTTCCGTTGCTTCTTCTCGAAGTCGGGGGCTGCTTCCATTGTCTGAGTTCTCCCTGGAGACAGATGCGGGGATGGCGCTctctgggtggggcctgggctgATGGGGACCCCAGCCTCCCGTTGGGGCTCAGGGGCCCCTCTCCACCCCTTACAGCCCCCCATCACCTCTGCTGAGTCGGGCCAGAGACCCCAGACCGCCTTACTTTGGGACCCCGGCCTGAGACCAGTCGGGTGGCACGGTCTCCCTGGAGACTTTAGCCAAGGGACACTTCTCTGGGTGTGGAGAGTGCCTGCCACCTGTCAGTCTGATAAGCTCCAGGGTTAGGACAGTTAGGGATTCCATGTATTGATTCTGAAGTACAGGTAGGTgacattcagtttttaaataaattccctTCTGATGCTCAGTACTTATACTTGAAATTCAGACAAAGCAGTTTTCCACTCTCCCTGAGATCTGCCCTCACCCTGGGCCAGTCTGGGGGTGGTAGGTGTGTGTTCATTGTCCTTTTCCTGCCCCAGCCTGGCTTAGGAAGGGCTCAGGAAACGTGGTGATGGTCACTCCGTTCTTGCCCCGACATGCAGGGCTGACATGTGTGCCCTGGGGACCAGCTGGCTTCATGTGTTAACAGTAAAGGACAGTAAAGGTTTTGACCACATGGTTCTTTGTCAGTCTAGGTGACTGTTCTTAATGAGGCAGTTTTATAAATACCATGTGGTGCTATTGAGTGTCTTAATCTGTGGAGGTTCGGCCTCTGCCTGCATGTGGGGCACCACTAACCACACGGCCTATTTGGGGGGCTCTGTGTCCGGCAGGACTTGGCAATCTTGCCTCAGGCAGAGACTGACTTGGGGCTGAGAGTCCTGGGCCTCACTACCTTTAATTCCTTCACATTTGGGCTTGTGGAGCAAAGGGTTTCTGCAGGTGAGGGAGGAGCTTGGTGATGCAGAGTGAGCTTTGGAACACAATCTGAATTACTCTTTTATGGTTTCAGAATTCACACGGGGGAAAAACCTTTTGTCTGTGATGAATGTGGTGCAAGATTCACTCAGAACCACATGCTGATTTATCATAAAAGGTGTCACACAGGTAAATATGCTGCTGTGATTGAATATCTTTCCTGTAGGAGGGAAACTGCAGTTTATTAGTTTAGATGTTGCTGTCTGCCTGGGGTTCAGGTTAAAGCCGGGATTTGCTTCCTCATCTAGGAAGTGAGcacaagtaaatgaataaaatatgccCACTGCCTCCAGTACCATGTGCCCATGGCCATGACCTTTGTGTACTGCTGGTCCTGTGTCCGAGGCATCCAGAGGTAGCCTGGTGTTTCAGCCCCAAGTTCCCTTTCCAAGAATCTTTCTCAAAGAAACTGCTCAGAATGTGGGGAAAGCCATATGCTGTTATCTCCATTCTTGCTGTTTCTAATAACACAGCATCAGGAACAAATGGACCATCCAGCCCCAAGAAAGTGGTTCAATAATCGGGTAAATCCACCCCGTCCCACCCAGGACCAAGCCTTTCGGCCTAAGGTCTCTGAATAATTACGAAAAATGCCTGTGCTTGGTTGTCAACTTGAGATTCACAATGAAGCATATGGTGAATCCCAGCTTTCCTGAAAACCTGCAGACTTAAGAGTTATGAGGTGTTGAAGTGGTGGAATTATGGGGTTGTCAGAAATTTTGTGGTATAATTTCATCATGCAAGGGAGAACGTTTAAGCTCTCCATTCTGATTCTGCGCAGTGCTCCTGGGGTCAGAGCCCCGGGGAGTCCAGCTGTTGGGTATTGTGCTTATCACACAAGCCCAGTTTTTTCCTGCCTGCATTTAAAAGTGTTTACTTCTCTGCACTGTCCTGTGAGCCTCAAGTTCAGATGGTGAGACAGATGAGCCACTTAATGATGTGAACTTCTAGACTGAAAAAGCAGAAGTGGTGTCTGATCAGAGTGGAGGAGGGAGTCAGATCACACTGAAGCATTCAGTTAGAGCTGGTCATTTGATGGACTTGCTAATATGTTCAGGTTTCATTGAAGCCAGTTTCGGCATTTGAGAAGTCAGGGCAAACCTAACAGAGGAGTCGGGGGTGCAGACTGCGCAGCATGGAGGGTGGACGCCCTCCTGGTTCTCACCTGCCCAGGTCGGGGGTCGCTGCTCCAGGGCAGCCACGTGTGTTCACCACAGACTCCGCTCCCTTCCGGAAGGGCTTCTGCTAGAGACCcaccacagccctgtggaaaagtcCAACTTTTCCAGCAGACTGTTCTTGTTTGGGAATGACTGCATTTCCAAAATGTGAGCTGGCTGGACGTGCTCTTTCATCCTAATCTACTGGAATCTTTCTGGGGATTTCCAGTGGGCAATTCCACCAACTTTGGGTAGCTAAGCACTGTACCTGAGTAGATGTTTCTGAGTAGTTTTCACAAGAGAGGGTAGCCTGCAGCCTGTCGGGGCACTTCGGAGGGTGAACCTGGTCCTCCCGCCTGTGTCACATCTAACTCCCTGTTTCCTCTCTCTGTGTAGGTGAGAGGCCTTTCATGTGTGAAACGTGTGGCAAGagttttgcttccaaggagtatttAAAACATCACAATAGGATCCATACTGGGTCCAAACCCTTTAAATGTGAAGTTTGTTTCAGGACTTTTGCTCAGCGGAATTCACTTTACCAGCATATCAAAGTCCACACAGGTATGGCTGGAATGTCGCCAGAGATGGGAGGTCAGTGTGCAAGAAAACATCCTGAAGgttttattgaaaaattatttggaattttaaCTTTACATTATATGCCTTAATAGCATTTAAAACTTTCCTGAGTTTCTAGTTTCTCTGACAAACTGGAAAGGTCTGAACATGTGTACACAGATGTGGACATGTGAACGTTTTCAAACCTTCAGATTAGAACTAGGGGTGACGGTGTGCATGTCTTTTTGGGACACCACACGTGTGCATGGTCAGATGTGACTAGAAAGTAGGTGAGCTGCCCACAGCCACTGCACCAGCTGTGGGTGAGGCCACGGCCCCCGGGGCCCCTTGTGgccgggggtgggcggggggtggCG is a window of Budorcas taxicolor isolate Tak-1 chromosome 13, Takin1.1, whole genome shotgun sequence DNA encoding:
- the GZF1 gene encoding GDNF-inducible zinc finger protein 1 yields the protein MESGAVLLESKSSPINLLHEMHQLRLLGHLCDVTVSVEYQGVREEFMAHKAVLAATSKFFKEVFLNEKTVDGARTNVYLDEVQVADFASFLEFVYTAKVQVEEDRVQRMLEMAEKLKCLDLSETCFQLKKQMLESVLLELQNFSESQEAEGSSGTQVTAALAPEAWAGVAPDGPLANGVASSLDPPAERISNGLLPDLTPRKSREKPDKRKEVAKPPYPKLRRASGRLAGRKVFVEIPKKKYTRRLREQQKSAEQDMGGCGGPREPSPEALETEKEAITKDEDSEAGAGAEAAPPKVGRGEEGDEEEEGEEGPGRRRSNFQCTRCEKAFLYEKSFLKHVRLHHGMATEVVHRCDTCGQTFANRCNLKGHQRHVHSSERHFPCELCGKKFKRKKDVKRHVVQVHEGGGERHQCQQCGKGLSSKTALRLHERTHTGHKPYGCSECPATFSQPSALKTHLRIHTGEKPFVCDECGARFTQNHMLIYHKRCHTGERPFMCETCGKSFASKEYLKHHNRIHTGSKPFKCEVCFRTFAQRNSLYQHIKVHTGERPYCCDQCGKQFTQLNALQRHHRIHTGEKPFMCNACGRAFTDKSTLRRHTSIHDKTTPWKSFLVIVDGSPKNGDGHKTEQPDDEYAPSKLSDKLLSFAENGHFHNLATLQGSMPAMHEDSPADPACKSDGPVGSQDTLLATAISELSELTPQTEPGPHSSAL